One window of Klebsiella quasivariicola genomic DNA carries:
- a CDS encoding alternative ribosome-rescue factor A produces the protein MSRYQHTKGQIKDNAIEALLHDPLFRQRVEKNKKGKGSYQRKDKHAGRIDREASGKQANRFFTTGLLLSVLIKNGCFVLSADREFRSAGLLL, from the coding sequence ATGAGTCGCTATCAGCATACTAAAGGGCAAATTAAAGATAACGCCATTGAGGCACTTCTCCACGATCCGTTATTCAGGCAGCGCGTAGAGAAAAACAAGAAAGGGAAAGGAAGCTATCAACGTAAAGATAAACATGCAGGAAGGATTGACCGGGAGGCCAGTGGCAAGCAAGCGAATCGCTTTTTTACCACTGGCCTTCTGCTTTCTGTACTGATTAAGAACGGTTGTTTTGTTCTTTCAGCAGATCGCGAATTTCGCTCAGCAGGACTTCTTCTTTAG
- the mscL gene encoding large-conductance mechanosensitive channel protein MscL: MSFLKEFREFAMRGNVVDLAVGVIIGAAFGKIVSSLVADIIMPPLGLLIGGIDFKQFAVTLRDAQGDVPAVVMHYGVFIQNVFDFIIVAFAIFMAIKLMNKLNRKKEEAPAAPPAPSKEEVLLSEIRDLLKEQNNRS; the protein is encoded by the coding sequence ATGAGTTTTTTAAAAGAGTTTCGCGAATTCGCGATGCGCGGGAATGTTGTCGATTTGGCAGTGGGTGTGATCATCGGTGCAGCATTCGGTAAAATTGTTTCATCGCTGGTCGCAGATATTATTATGCCACCGCTCGGTCTGTTGATTGGCGGGATCGATTTTAAACAGTTTGCCGTCACGCTACGTGATGCCCAGGGCGATGTCCCGGCTGTGGTGATGCACTATGGAGTATTCATTCAGAACGTTTTCGATTTCATCATCGTCGCGTTTGCCATCTTCATGGCGATTAAACTGATGAATAAGTTAAATCGTAAGAAAGAAGAGGCTCCGGCGGCACCGCCAGCCCCCTCTAAAGAAGAAGTCCTGCTGAGCGAAATTCGCGATCTGCTGAAAGAACAAAACAACCGTTCTTAA
- the rsmB gene encoding 16S rRNA (cytosine(967)-C(5))-methyltransferase RsmB produces the protein MKNKINLRSLAAQAIEQVVEKGQSLSNVLPPLQQKVSDKDKALLQELCFGVLRTLSQLEWLINKLMARPMTGKQRTVHFLIMVGLYQLLYTRIPPHAALAETVEGAVAIKRPQLKGLINGVLRQFQRQQEALLAEFAEHENRYLHPKWLLKRLQQAWPQQWQEIVDANNQRPPMWLRVNRNHHSRDEWLALLKEAGLEGFTHPDYPDAVRLATPAPVHALPGFAEGWVTVQDASAQGCMRYLQPENGERILDLCAAPGGKTTHILEVAPQAEVMAVDIDEQRLSRVYDNLKRLGMKAEVKQGDGRFPAQWCGDEQFDRILLDAPCSATGVIRRHPDIKWLRRDRDIAELAQLQAEILNATWTHLKPGGTLVYATCSILPEENSQQIAAFLARTPDAELHATGTPASPGQQNLPGAEEGDGFFYAKLIKRRN, from the coding sequence ATGAAAAACAAAATAAATTTACGCAGCCTGGCCGCCCAGGCTATCGAGCAAGTCGTTGAGAAAGGTCAATCTTTAAGCAACGTTCTCCCTCCTCTGCAGCAGAAAGTTAGCGATAAAGACAAAGCGCTGCTGCAGGAGCTGTGCTTTGGCGTACTGCGTACGCTCAGCCAGCTCGAGTGGCTTATCAATAAGCTGATGGCGCGTCCGATGACCGGCAAACAGCGCACCGTGCATTTTCTGATCATGGTTGGGCTCTATCAGTTACTCTATACTCGTATTCCCCCCCATGCCGCGCTGGCGGAAACGGTAGAAGGCGCAGTGGCCATTAAACGCCCACAGCTTAAAGGACTGATCAACGGCGTACTACGCCAGTTCCAGCGCCAGCAGGAAGCGTTATTGGCCGAATTCGCTGAGCATGAAAACCGTTATCTTCATCCCAAATGGTTACTTAAGCGTCTGCAGCAGGCCTGGCCGCAACAGTGGCAGGAGATCGTCGATGCGAATAACCAGCGCCCACCGATGTGGCTGCGCGTTAACCGCAACCATCATTCGCGGGATGAATGGCTTGCTCTGCTTAAAGAAGCCGGCTTAGAGGGCTTTACTCACCCTGACTATCCCGACGCCGTGCGGCTGGCCACCCCTGCCCCAGTCCATGCTTTGCCGGGTTTTGCCGAAGGATGGGTAACCGTTCAGGATGCCTCTGCCCAGGGCTGCATGCGCTATCTGCAGCCGGAAAACGGCGAGCGCATTCTCGATCTCTGCGCTGCGCCGGGCGGCAAGACGACGCATATTCTGGAAGTCGCTCCCCAGGCTGAGGTCATGGCGGTGGACATTGATGAACAACGTCTGTCCCGCGTCTATGACAACCTGAAACGACTGGGCATGAAAGCCGAAGTCAAACAAGGCGATGGTCGCTTCCCTGCGCAGTGGTGTGGCGACGAGCAGTTCGATCGTATTCTGCTGGATGCTCCCTGCTCTGCCACTGGCGTTATTCGCCGCCATCCAGATATCAAATGGCTGCGCCGGGATCGGGATATCGCCGAGTTAGCCCAGCTGCAGGCCGAGATCCTGAATGCCACCTGGACACACCTGAAGCCTGGCGGCACGCTGGTGTATGCCACCTGTTCAATACTGCCGGAAGAGAATAGCCAGCAAATTGCCGCCTTCCTCGCGCGAACCCCGGATGCAGAACTTCACGCCACCGGCACGCCTGCGAGCCCGGGGCAGCAAAATCTGCCGGGCGCGGAAGAAGGTGATGGCTTCTTTTACGCTAAGCTAATCAAACGTCGGAACTAA
- the trkA gene encoding Trk system potassium transporter TrkA, translating to MKIIILGAGQVGGTLAENLVGENNDITLVDTNGDRLRSLQDKFDLRVVQGHGSHPRVLREAGADDADMLVAVTSSDETNMVACQVAYSLFNTPNRIARIRAPDYVRDAEKLFNSEAVPIDHLIAPEQLVIDNIHRLIEYPGALQVVNFAEGKVSLAVVKAYYGGPLVGNALSTMREHMPHIDTRVAAIFRHDRPIRPQGSTIVEAGDEVFFIAASQHIRAVMSELQRLEKPYKRIMLVGGGNIGAGLAHKLEKDYSVKLIERNQQRAAELAEKLQHTIVFYGDASDQELLAEEHIDQVDLFIAVTNDDEANIMSAMLAKRMGAKKVMVLIQRRAYVDLVQGSVIDIAISPQQATISALLSHVRKADIVGVSSLRRGVAEAIEAVAHGDESTSRVVGRSIDEIKLPPGTIIGAVVRGNDVMIANNNLRIEQGDHVIMFLTDKKFISDVERLFQPSPFFL from the coding sequence ATGAAGATTATTATTCTGGGCGCCGGCCAGGTCGGCGGCACGCTGGCGGAGAACCTCGTCGGCGAGAACAATGATATTACGCTGGTTGATACCAATGGCGACCGTCTGCGCAGCCTGCAGGATAAGTTCGACCTGCGTGTCGTCCAGGGACACGGCTCTCACCCTCGCGTACTGCGCGAGGCGGGAGCCGATGATGCCGATATGCTGGTAGCGGTCACCAGTTCGGACGAAACCAACATGGTGGCCTGTCAGGTCGCCTACTCATTATTCAATACCCCAAACCGTATCGCTCGCATTCGTGCGCCAGACTACGTGCGTGATGCGGAAAAGCTCTTCAATTCTGAAGCCGTGCCGATCGACCACTTAATCGCTCCGGAACAGCTGGTCATCGACAATATCCATCGTCTGATCGAATATCCCGGCGCGCTGCAGGTTGTGAACTTCGCCGAAGGAAAAGTCAGTCTTGCTGTAGTGAAGGCTTATTACGGCGGTCCGCTGGTGGGGAATGCGTTGTCCACTATGCGGGAACACATGCCGCATATCGATACGCGCGTGGCCGCTATTTTCCGCCACGATCGCCCCATCCGCCCGCAGGGTTCGACGATTGTCGAGGCCGGCGATGAAGTCTTCTTTATTGCCGCCTCGCAGCATATTCGCGCGGTCATGAGCGAACTACAGCGACTGGAAAAGCCGTATAAGCGTATTATGCTGGTCGGCGGGGGCAATATTGGCGCGGGTCTGGCCCATAAGCTGGAAAAAGACTACAGCGTTAAGCTTATCGAACGTAACCAGCAGCGAGCCGCAGAGCTGGCGGAAAAACTGCAGCATACTATCGTTTTCTACGGTGATGCGTCAGACCAGGAGCTGCTGGCTGAAGAGCATATTGACCAGGTGGACCTGTTTATTGCCGTCACTAACGACGACGAAGCAAATATTATGTCAGCGATGCTGGCCAAGCGAATGGGCGCGAAAAAAGTGATGGTGCTGATCCAGCGTAGAGCCTACGTGGATCTGGTCCAGGGCAGCGTCATCGATATCGCGATATCACCTCAGCAAGCCACAATTTCCGCACTCCTCAGTCATGTCCGTAAAGCCGATATTGTCGGCGTCTCCTCCCTACGCCGCGGCGTTGCAGAAGCGATTGAGGCAGTCGCGCACGGCGATGAGAGTACTTCCCGGGTAGTCGGGCGTTCGATCGATGAGATCAAGCTGCCGCCAGGCACGATCATCGGTGCCGTTGTGCGGGGCAACGACGTAATGATCGCCAATAATAATCTGCGGATCGAGCAGGGCGATCATGTGATCATGTTTTTAACCGATAAGAAGTTTATTTCCGATGTCGAAAGGCTGTTCCAGCCAAGTCCTTTCTTCCTGTAA